The Streptococcus toyakuensis genome has a window encoding:
- the ilvC gene encoding ketol-acid reductoisomerase, with protein sequence MAVQMEYEKDVKVAALDGKKIAVIGYGSQGHAHAQNLRDSGRDVIIGVRPGKSFDKAKEDGFDTYTVAEATKLADVIMILAPDEIQQELYEAEIAPNLEAGNAVGFAHGFNIHFEFIKVPADVDVFMCAPKGPGHLVRRTYEEGFGVPALYAVYQDATGNAKNIAMDWCKGVGAARVGLLETTYKEETEEDLFGEQAVLCGGLTALIEAGFEVLTEAGYAPELAYFEVLHEMKLIVDLIYEGGFKKMRQSISNTAEYGDYVSGPRVITEQVKENMKAVLADIQNGKFANDFVNDYKAGRPKLTAYREQAANLEIEKVGAELRKAMPFVGKNDDDAFKIYN encoded by the coding sequence ATGGCAGTTCAAATGGAATATGAAAAAGATGTTAAAGTAGCAGCACTTGACGGTAAAAAAATCGCCGTAATCGGTTATGGTTCACAAGGACATGCGCATGCGCAAAACTTGCGTGATTCAGGTCGTGATGTCATCATCGGTGTGCGTCCAGGTAAATCTTTTGACAAAGCAAAAGAAGATGGATTTGACACTTACACAGTAGCAGAAGCAACTAAATTGGCTGACGTTATCATGATCTTGGCACCAGACGAAATCCAACAAGAATTGTACGAAGCAGAAATCGCTCCAAACTTGGAAGCTGGAAATGCAGTTGGATTTGCTCATGGTTTCAATATTCACTTTGAATTTATCAAAGTTCCTGCAGATGTAGATGTCTTCATGTGTGCTCCTAAAGGACCAGGACACTTGGTACGTCGTACTTACGAAGAAGGATTTGGTGTGCCAGCTCTTTACGCAGTTTACCAAGATGCAACAGGAAATGCTAAAAACATTGCTATGGACTGGTGTAAAGGTGTTGGAGCTGCACGTGTAGGTCTTCTTGAAACAACATACAAAGAAGAAACTGAAGAAGATTTGTTTGGTGAACAAGCTGTACTTTGTGGTGGTTTGACTGCCCTTATCGAAGCAGGTTTTGAAGTCTTGACAGAAGCAGGATACGCTCCAGAATTGGCTTACTTTGAAGTTCTTCACGAAATGAAATTGATCGTTGACTTGATCTACGAAGGTGGATTCAAGAAAATGCGTCAATCTATTTCAAACACTGCTGAATACGGTGACTATGTATCAGGCCCACGTGTGATTACTGAGCAAGTTAAAGAAAACATGAAAGCTGTCTTGGCAGACATCCAAAATGGTAAATTTGCAAATGACTTTGTAAATGACTATAAAGCTGGACGTCCAAAATTGACTGCTTACCGTGAACAAGCAGCTAACCTTGAAATTGAAAAAGTTGGTGCAGAATTGCGTAAAGCAATGCCATTCGTTGGTAAAAACGACGATGATGCATTCAAAATCTATAACTAA
- the ilvN gene encoding acetolactate synthase small subunit yields MRRMLTAKLQNRSGVLNRFTGVLSRRQVNIESISVGATEDPNVSRITVIIDVASHDEVEQIIKQLNRQIDVIRIRDITDKPHLEREVILVKMSAPAEKRAEILAIIQPFRATVVDVAPSSITIQMTGNAEKSEALLRVIRPYGIRNIARTGATGFTRD; encoded by the coding sequence ATGCGTAGAATGTTAACAGCAAAACTACAGAATCGATCAGGAGTCCTCAATCGCTTTACAGGTGTCCTATCTCGTCGTCAGGTTAATATCGAAAGCATCTCTGTTGGAGCAACAGAAGATCCGAATGTATCTCGTATCACCGTTATTATTGATGTAGCTTCACATGATGAGGTGGAGCAAATTATCAAACAGCTCAATCGTCAAATTGATGTGATTCGCATTCGAGATATTACAGACAAGCCTCATTTGGAGCGCGAGGTAATTTTGGTTAAGATGTCAGCGCCAGCTGAGAAGCGAGCTGAGATTCTAGCGATTATTCAACCTTTCCGTGCAACAGTTGTAGACGTAGCACCAAGCTCGATTACCATTCAGATGACAGGAAATGCTGAAAAGAGTGAAGCTCTGTTGCGAGTCATTCGACCATACGGTATTCGCAATATTGCTCGAACTGGTGCAACTGGATTTACCCGCGATTAA
- a CDS encoding acetolactate synthase large subunit: MEKISLESPKTGSDLVLETLRDLGIDTIFGYPGGAVLPLYDAIYNFKGIRHILGRHEQGCLHEAEGYAKSTGKLGVAVVTSGPGATNAITGIADAMSDSVPLLVFTGQVARAGIGKDAFQEADIVGITMPITKYNYQVRETADIPRIITEAVHIATTGRPGPVVIDLPKDVSALETDFIYSPEVNLPSYQPTLEPNDMQIKKILKQLSKAKKPVLLAGGGISYAEAAAELNEFAERYQIPVVTSLLGQGTIATSHPLFLGMGGMHGSFAANIAMTEADFMISIGCRFDDRLTGNPKTFAKNAKVAHIDIDPAEIGKIISADIPVVGDAKKALQMLLAEPTVHNNTEKWIEKVTKDKNRVRSYDKKERVVQPQAVIERIGELTNGDAIVVTDVGQHQMWTAQYYPYQNERQLVTSGGLGTMGFGIPAAIGAKIANPDKEVVLFVGDGGFQMTNQELAILNIYKVPIKVVMLNNHSLGMVRQWQESFYEGRTSESVFDTLPDFQLMAQAYGIKNYKFDNPETLAQDLEVITEDVPMLIEVDISRKEQVLPMVPAGKSNHEMLGVKFHA, encoded by the coding sequence ATGGAGAAAATCAGTTTAGAATCTCCTAAGACGGGGTCGGATCTAGTTTTGGAAACACTTCGTGATTTAGGAATTGATACCATCTTTGGTTATCCTGGTGGTGCGGTCTTGCCTTTGTATGATGCGATATATAATTTTAAAGGCATTCGCCACATTCTAGGACGCCATGAGCAAGGTTGTTTGCATGAAGCTGAAGGTTATGCCAAATCAACTGGAAAGTTGGGTGTTGCCGTCGTCACTAGCGGACCGGGAGCAACAAATGCTATTACAGGGATTGCGGATGCCATGAGCGACAGTGTTCCCCTTTTGGTCTTTACAGGTCAGGTGGCGCGAGCAGGGATTGGGAAGGATGCCTTCCAGGAGGCAGACATTGTGGGAATTACCATGCCAATCACTAAGTACAATTACCAAGTTCGGGAGACAGCTGATATCCCTCGAATCATTACGGAAGCTGTCCATATCGCAACTACAGGTCGACCAGGGCCAGTTGTTATTGACCTACCTAAAGACGTATCTGCTTTAGAAACCGACTTCATCTATTCACCAGAAGTGAACCTACCAAGCTATCAACCGACTCTTGAGCCGAATGATATGCAAATCAAGAAAATTTTGAAGCAATTGTCCAAGGCTAAAAAACCAGTCTTGTTAGCTGGTGGGGGGATTAGTTATGCTGAAGCAGCTGCAGAATTAAATGAATTTGCAGAACGCTATCAAATCCCGGTGGTAACCAGTCTTTTGGGACAAGGAACGATTGCAACGAGTCATCCACTCTTCCTTGGAATGGGAGGCATGCACGGGTCATTTGCAGCTAATATTGCCATGACGGAAGCGGACTTTATGATTAGTATTGGTTGTCGTTTCGATGACCGCTTGACGGGGAATCCTAAGACCTTCGCTAAGAATGCTAAGGTTGCTCATATTGATATTGACCCAGCCGAGATTGGCAAGATTATCAGTGCAGATATTCCTGTAGTTGGAGATGCTAAGAAAGCTTTGCAAATGTTGCTGGCTGAACCGACAGTTCATAACAATACTGAGAAATGGATTGAGAAAGTCACTAAAGACAAGAACCGCGTTCGTTCTTACGATAAGAAAGAGCGTGTAGTTCAACCGCAAGCTGTTATTGAACGAATTGGTGAATTAACTAACGGAGATGCTATTGTGGTAACAGACGTTGGTCAACACCAAATGTGGACAGCTCAGTATTATCCCTACCAAAATGAACGTCAGTTAGTGACTTCAGGTGGTTTGGGAACGATGGGATTTGGAATTCCAGCAGCAATCGGAGCTAAAATTGCTAATCCAGATAAGGAAGTAGTCTTGTTTGTTGGGGATGGCGGTTTCCAAATGACTAACCAGGAATTGGCTATTTTGAACATTTACAAGGTGCCAATCAAGGTGGTTATGCTGAACAACCACTCGCTTGGAATGGTTCGCCAGTGGCAGGAATCCTTCTATGAAGGTAGAACATCTGAGTCGGTCTTTGATACTCTTCCTGATTTTCAATTGATGGCACAAGCTTATGGAATTAAAAACTATAAGTTTGACAATCCTGAGACCTTGGCCCAAGACCTTGAAGTCATCACTGAGGATGTTCCTATGCTAATCGAGGTAGATATTTCTCGTAAGGAACAGGTGTTACCAATGGTACCAGCTGGTAAGAGTAATCATGAGATGTTGGGGGTGAAGTTCCATGCGTAG
- a CDS encoding DAK2 domain-containing protein yields the protein MSKITTSLFQEMVQAASTRLNKQAEYVNSLNVFPVPDGDTGTNMGMTIENGAKEVADKPASTVGEVASILAKGLLMGARGNSGVITSQLFRGFSQAIKDKDELTGQDLALAFQSGVEVAYKAVMKPVEGTILTVSRGAAIGAKKKAEQTDDAVEVMRAALEGAKTALAKTPDMLPVLKEVGVVDSGGQGLVFIYEGFLSALTGEYIASEDFVATPANMSEMINAEHHKSVAGHVATEDITFGYCTEIMVALKQGPTYAKDFDYDEFRNYLNELGDSLLVVNDDEIVKVHVHTEDPGLVMQEGLKYGSLVKVKVDNMRNQHEAQVEKEVAQVSKPAEEKEYALIAVVAGKGLADIFRSQGVDYVIEGGQTMNPSTEDFIKAVEQVNARNIIFLPNNKNIFMAAQSAAEVLEQPAVVVEARTLPQGLTSLLAFDPSKSIEENQERMTAALSDVVSGSVTTAVRDTTIDGLEIHENDNLGMVDGKILVSNPDMHQTLTETLKHMLDEDSEIVTFYVGEDGSEELANEIAQEIAEEFEDVEVEIHQGQQPVYPYLFSVE from the coding sequence GTGTCAAAAATTACTACTAGCTTATTTCAAGAAATGGTGCAGGCTGCATCAACTCGCTTGAATAAGCAAGCTGAATATGTCAATTCATTAAACGTCTTTCCAGTTCCAGATGGAGATACTGGAACAAACATGGGAATGACCATTGAAAATGGAGCTAAAGAAGTTGCAGACAAGCCAGCTTCTACAGTTGGCGAGGTAGCGAGCATTCTTGCCAAAGGTCTTTTGATGGGTGCGCGTGGAAACTCAGGCGTTATTACGTCTCAGCTTTTCCGTGGATTTTCACAAGCTATCAAGGATAAAGACGAGTTAACAGGTCAAGACTTGGCCCTTGCCTTCCAATCAGGTGTAGAAGTTGCCTATAAGGCAGTGATGAAACCAGTTGAAGGAACGATTTTGACAGTTTCTCGTGGGGCTGCTATCGGTGCTAAGAAAAAAGCTGAGCAGACAGATGACGCTGTTGAAGTCATGCGTGCAGCCTTAGAAGGTGCTAAAACCGCTCTAGCTAAAACGCCAGATATGCTTCCAGTCTTGAAGGAAGTTGGCGTTGTGGATTCAGGTGGTCAAGGACTGGTCTTTATCTACGAAGGTTTCCTTTCAGCCCTTACTGGCGAATATATCGCATCTGAGGACTTTGTAGCGACTCCGGCCAACATGAGTGAAATGATCAATGCAGAACACCACAAGTCTGTAGCTGGTCATGTAGCGACTGAGGACATTACCTTTGGTTATTGTACTGAAATCATGGTAGCTCTTAAGCAAGGTCCAACCTATGCCAAAGATTTTGACTACGACGAATTCCGTAACTACTTGAATGAGCTTGGAGACTCTCTCCTCGTTGTTAACGATGATGAAATTGTTAAAGTCCATGTCCATACAGAAGATCCAGGACTTGTTATGCAAGAAGGTCTCAAATATGGTAGCTTGGTCAAGGTAAAAGTTGACAATATGCGTAACCAACACGAAGCACAGGTTGAGAAAGAAGTTGCTCAAGTTAGCAAACCAGCTGAAGAAAAAGAATATGCTTTGATTGCTGTGGTGGCTGGTAAAGGTCTAGCAGATATCTTCCGTTCTCAAGGTGTGGATTATGTTATTGAAGGCGGTCAAACTATGAACCCTTCAACTGAAGACTTTATCAAGGCTGTTGAACAGGTCAACGCTCGTAACATTATCTTCCTGCCAAATAACAAGAATATCTTCATGGCAGCTCAATCTGCAGCAGAAGTTTTGGAGCAACCAGCAGTAGTGGTAGAAGCTCGTACTCTTCCTCAAGGTTTGACAAGTCTTCTTGCCTTTGATCCAAGCAAGTCCATCGAAGAAAACCAAGAGCGTATGACAGCTGCTCTTAGCGATGTCGTTAGCGGAAGCGTTACAACAGCTGTTCGTGATACAACCATTGATGGCTTAGAAATCCATGAAAACGATAATCTTGGTATGGTGGATGGAAAAATCCTCGTGTCAAACCCTGACATGCACCAAACCTTGACAGAAACATTGAAACATATGTTGGATGAAGATAGTGAAATCGTAACCTTCTATGTTGGTGAAGATGGAAGCGAAGAACTTGCTAATGAAATTGCTCAAGAAATCGCAGAAGAATTCGAAGACGTTGAAGTCGAGATTCACCAAGGTCAACAACCTGTTTACCCATACCTATTTAGTGTAGAATAA
- a CDS encoding Asp23/Gls24 family envelope stress response protein, with protein sequence MTVKINTKDGQIELTDEVIATVVGGAATEIFGVVGMASKNALKDNFQALLGKENYSKGVVVKAAEDGSIAVDVYTVLSYGTKISEVSKNIQERVRFSLENQLGITAQTVNVYIQNIKVVGE encoded by the coding sequence ATGACTGTAAAAATTAATACAAAAGATGGTCAAATCGAACTAACAGATGAAGTGATTGCAACCGTCGTAGGTGGAGCAGCAACTGAAATTTTTGGTGTGGTCGGTATGGCTAGTAAAAATGCCCTCAAAGATAATTTCCAAGCCCTTCTAGGTAAGGAAAATTATTCTAAAGGTGTCGTCGTAAAGGCGGCCGAAGATGGCAGTATTGCAGTTGATGTATATACCGTGTTGAGCTACGGAACAAAGATTAGCGAAGTGTCAAAAAACATTCAAGAGCGTGTTCGTTTTAGTTTGGAAAACCAACTTGGAATTACTGCTCAGACTGTAAATGTCTACATTCAAAATATCAAAGTTGTAGGAGAATAA
- the rpmB gene encoding 50S ribosomal protein L28 encodes MAKVCYFTGRKTVSGNNRSHAMNQTKRAVKPNLQKVTVLIDGKPKKVWASARALKSGKVERV; translated from the coding sequence ATGGCTAAAGTATGTTACTTTACAGGTCGTAAGACTGTATCAGGAAACAACCGTTCACACGCGATGAACCAAACAAAACGTGCCGTAAAACCAAACCTTCAAAAAGTTACTGTTCTTATCGATGGTAAACCTAAAAAAGTTTGGGCTTCAGCTCGTGCTTTGAAATCAGGTAAAGTTGAACGCGTTTAA
- a CDS encoding LiaF transmembrane domain-containing protein: MKKKAFGIVLLILAALILLQGNFGIPSFGGQIWPLLGIAFFAYQSVGALLRRHLTSASFTALVALMIANHFYGILPIPNQSLFWASILIVMGVSALTHSNRTWNGKKWWYDGKKTILTDKEVAFGTGTFYKQNQELVDDQVEVGFGNAKIYYDNAEILGDSATLKVEVGFGNAVIYVPKHWGVDLKVETFCGVAKADTPLAPTSKTLIIRGDVAFGKLGIVYVK, translated from the coding sequence ATGAAAAAGAAAGCATTTGGTATTGTGTTGCTTATTTTGGCGGCTTTAATATTATTACAAGGAAATTTTGGAATCCCTTCATTCGGTGGGCAAATTTGGCCCTTGCTTGGTATTGCATTTTTTGCCTATCAATCAGTTGGAGCTTTGTTGCGTCGTCACTTAACTTCAGCCTCTTTTACAGCTCTAGTAGCCTTAATGATTGCTAACCACTTTTATGGCATTTTACCAATTCCCAATCAGTCATTGTTCTGGGCAAGTATTTTAATCGTAATGGGTGTCAGCGCACTCACTCATTCTAACAGAACTTGGAATGGGAAAAAATGGTGGTATGATGGTAAAAAGACCATTCTTACAGATAAGGAAGTTGCTTTTGGGACTGGGACTTTCTACAAGCAAAATCAAGAATTGGTAGACGACCAAGTAGAAGTTGGTTTTGGAAATGCCAAGATATATTATGACAATGCAGAGATTTTAGGAGATAGCGCAACTCTGAAAGTGGAAGTCGGTTTTGGGAATGCAGTTATCTATGTTCCTAAACATTGGGGAGTTGATTTAAAGGTAGAAACTTTCTGTGGCGTAGCCAAGGCAGATACTCCTCTAGCGCCAACCAGCAAAACTTTGATTATACGTGGAGATGTGGCCTTTGGGAAGTTGGGAATTGTCTACGTTAAATAA
- a CDS encoding LytTR family DNA-binding domain-containing protein produces the protein MKLRIEIDSNLEETEIIIKAAALTDEIADLQRLLQESKSPRLIFYKGTGEYYLDLSEILFFETEVNKIYAHTQKDAYEVRLKLYELEAILPRYFSRVSKSTIANIRQIYSVDKSFSGTGTISFYQTHKEVHVSRHYQSLLKENLRNMR, from the coding sequence ATGAAGTTACGAATCGAAATTGACAGCAATTTAGAGGAAACTGAAATTATCATCAAGGCAGCGGCTTTGACAGATGAGATTGCGGATTTACAGCGGCTCTTGCAAGAATCCAAGTCTCCTAGGTTGATTTTTTACAAGGGGACGGGTGAATATTATCTGGACCTATCGGAAATTCTCTTCTTTGAGACGGAAGTTAACAAGATTTACGCCCATACCCAGAAAGATGCCTACGAGGTTCGGCTTAAACTCTATGAGTTAGAGGCTATCCTTCCTCGTTACTTTAGTCGGGTATCCAAGTCAACTATCGCTAATATTCGGCAAATCTATTCGGTGGACAAGTCCTTTTCAGGAACGGGCACCATTTCCTTTTATCAGACCCACAAGGAGGTTCATGTCTCACGACATTACCAATCCCTCCTAAAAGAAAATCTAAGAAACATGAGGTAA
- a CDS encoding phosphatase PAP2 family protein, with translation MKNYQEWYDHIAGNIENRPFLLSLLRTFNRFMTAVMPMIYLTLLATTYLQQGLGKQVGIYLFIPASGFVILSFLRKKINAPRPYEEWDIKPLLDRDSPGQSMPSRHVFSATIISMACLHASLSVGVILLVLSALLGLVRVLGGVHFPKDVVVGYICGLVWGVIFFLC, from the coding sequence ATGAAAAATTATCAAGAATGGTATGACCACATTGCTGGTAACATTGAAAATAGGCCCTTTCTTCTGAGCTTGTTAAGAACTTTCAATCGGTTCATGACGGCAGTTATGCCTATGATTTATCTAACCTTGTTAGCAACTACCTATCTCCAACAAGGACTTGGGAAACAGGTCGGAATCTATTTGTTTATCCCTGCATCAGGTTTTGTGATTTTATCCTTTCTTCGTAAGAAAATCAATGCCCCTAGGCCTTATGAGGAATGGGATATTAAACCTTTGCTTGACAGAGATAGCCCTGGTCAGTCTATGCCCAGTCGTCATGTCTTTTCAGCAACCATTATCTCCATGGCTTGCTTGCATGCTAGTTTATCTGTAGGGGTTATCTTGTTGGTCTTGTCAGCCCTCCTCGGTCTCGTGAGAGTCTTAGGTGGAGTGCATTTTCCCAAGGATGTAGTGGTTGGCTATATTTGTGGTCTTGTGTGGGGTGTGATTTTCTTTCTATGTTGA
- a CDS encoding ABC transporter ATP-binding protein yields MENKKMSLWKQSKPYLAGLQFALLIAFLATIVSNIITVYGPTRIKEMTNIIASGLETSVDVAAVAAIGGFLAVIYVIGLLSNYLQAFLFTTAIQRFSERLRRAVAEKINHLPLGYFDGHSQGDTLSRVTNDVDTAAQSLNQSLGTVLSSTLLVVAVLVTMFGMNWILALVTVVSTFVGFAFVSVFMGKSQSFFKSQQQDLAAVNGYVEEMYSGHNVVTSYNAIESTKEEFSRLNHRLYDSIWKSQFISGIMMPIMMFIGNFSYALVIIVGAALALNGQISIGIIVAFMAYVRIFSQPLSQIAQGITSLQQASAAMGRVFEFLAEEEMEDESHKERQLSDMKGQVAFERVSFGYTPERTIIHDFSATAHAGQKVAIVGPTGAGKTTIVNLLMKFYELDKGSIRIDGVDTKEMKRSEVHDAFSMVLQDTWLFEGTIRDNLIYNQKDISDERVIEASKAVGIHHFIMTLPDGYDTVLDDTVTLSVGQKQLLTIARALLKDAPLLILDEATSSVDTRTEELIQKAMDRLMEGRTSFVIAHRLSTVRNADLILVMKNGNIIEQGNHDELMAQGGFYADLYNSQFTEDEAEE; encoded by the coding sequence ATGGAAAATAAGAAAATGTCTCTTTGGAAACAAAGTAAACCCTATCTTGCAGGTCTCCAGTTTGCCCTTCTGATCGCCTTTCTAGCAACAATCGTATCCAATATCATTACTGTTTATGGTCCAACTCGTATCAAGGAAATGACCAATATCATTGCAAGTGGCCTGGAAACAAGTGTGGATGTCGCGGCGGTTGCAGCTATTGGTGGTTTTTTGGCCGTGATTTATGTGATTGGACTCCTATCAAATTATTTGCAGGCCTTTCTGTTTACAACAGCTATTCAACGTTTTTCAGAGCGTTTGAGAAGAGCGGTTGCAGAGAAAATCAATCACCTACCATTGGGATATTTTGATGGACATTCTCAAGGAGATACCTTGTCTCGTGTGACCAATGATGTTGATACTGCAGCCCAGTCCCTTAATCAAAGTCTGGGAACAGTTCTTTCATCCACTTTACTGGTCGTGGCAGTCTTGGTAACCATGTTTGGGATGAACTGGATTTTAGCCTTGGTGACGGTTGTTTCAACTTTTGTTGGATTTGCTTTCGTGTCTGTCTTTATGGGCAAATCCCAGAGCTTCTTTAAGAGTCAGCAACAGGATTTGGCAGCTGTAAATGGTTATGTGGAAGAAATGTACTCTGGCCATAATGTAGTGACCAGCTACAATGCTATCGAGAGCACGAAAGAAGAGTTTTCGAGATTAAACCATCGCCTGTATGATAGTATCTGGAAATCTCAGTTTATTTCAGGGATTATGATGCCGATTATGATGTTTATTGGGAACTTTAGCTATGCCTTGGTGATTATTGTTGGTGCAGCTTTGGCTCTGAATGGGCAGATTAGTATTGGAATTATCGTTGCCTTTATGGCCTACGTTCGTATCTTTTCTCAGCCTCTTTCACAAATTGCCCAAGGAATTACTAGTTTGCAGCAGGCTAGTGCAGCCATGGGACGCGTCTTCGAATTCCTAGCTGAAGAGGAAATGGAAGACGAATCCCATAAAGAAAGACAATTGAGCGATATGAAAGGTCAAGTAGCCTTTGAACGAGTCTCCTTTGGTTATACACCAGAGCGAACTATCATCCATGACTTTTCTGCGACCGCTCATGCAGGTCAAAAGGTTGCCATTGTTGGACCGACCGGAGCTGGTAAGACAACCATTGTCAATCTTTTGATGAAGTTCTATGAGCTTGATAAGGGAAGTATCCGTATCGATGGTGTGGACACCAAGGAGATGAAGCGTTCGGAAGTACACGATGCCTTTTCAATGGTCTTGCAGGACACTTGGCTATTTGAAGGCACTATCCGAGACAATCTCATCTATAACCAAAAGGATATTAGTGATGAGCGCGTGATTGAAGCCAGCAAGGCTGTAGGGATTCACCACTTTATCATGACACTACCAGATGGTTACGATACCGTCTTGGATGATACAGTGACCTTGTCTGTCGGACAAAAACAACTCTTGACTATCGCTCGTGCTTTGCTGAAAGATGCGCCACTCCTAATCCTAGATGAGGCGACTTCTTCTGTTGATACCCGTACAGAGGAATTGATTCAGAAAGCCATGGATCGTTTGATGGAGGGAAGAACTTCCTTTGTCATCGCTCACCGCTTGTCTACCGTCCGAAATGCTGATTTGATTCTTGTTATGAAGAATGGTAATATCATCGAGCAAGGAAATCATGATGAGCTGATGGCGCAAGGTGGTTTCTACGCTGACCTCTACAACAGTCAATTTACAGAAGACGAAGCAGAAGAATAA
- a CDS encoding ABC transporter ATP-binding protein, which produces MKKLAKRISRKEWGMILLAILFTCFSVYLELEVPTYISKITDLLGSQGTNLDELWQPASMMVGMSFLAFLSAVAVGFFASRVAASYTSRLRSDIFNRVLDYSQTEIKKFSIPSLLTRTTNDITQVQVLITMGLQVVTRGPIMAIWAIGKILGHSEYWLWAVLVAVIVNVLMTTVLMTLAFPKQSLIQGLTDKLNSITRESLTGIRVVRAYNAEEYQNEKFAAANDELTRLNLFVNRLMAILNPIMMGISSGLSVAIYWIGAYVINDAAPSARLPLFSDMVVFMSYAMQVVMGFLLMGALFIVLPRTMVSAKRINQVLDLHSSIQNPVHVQLADENLKGQVEFKDVTFRYAANSEAVIEHVSFKADAGQTVAFIGSTGSGKSTLVNLIPRFYDVSAGQILVDGVNVQDYALEDLRNKVGYIPQKAVLFSGDVKGNLDFGQSQETPLSEQAMWQALELAQSKNFIEDKESGLESEVAQGGTNFSGGQRQRLAIARALARKPEILIFDDSFSALDYKTDRVLRQELAEKTKSMTKLIVAQRISTIMDADLILVLDQGKVVGQGTHKELLANNEVYQEIAYSQLSKEELEHGK; this is translated from the coding sequence ATGAAGAAATTAGCAAAACGAATTAGTAGAAAAGAATGGGGGATGATTTTACTTGCCATTCTCTTTACTTGCTTTTCGGTCTATCTGGAGTTGGAAGTGCCGACCTATATCTCTAAAATCACGGATTTGCTAGGTAGTCAAGGAACTAATTTAGATGAGTTGTGGCAGCCGGCAAGCATGATGGTGGGAATGTCCTTTCTGGCTTTCTTGTCCGCAGTTGCAGTTGGATTTTTTGCCTCCAGAGTGGCTGCTTCTTATACTAGTAGGCTGAGAAGTGATATTTTTAACAGAGTTTTAGACTACTCGCAGACAGAGATTAAGAAATTCTCTATTCCCAGTCTCCTAACTCGTACCACCAATGACATTACTCAGGTTCAGGTGTTGATTACCATGGGCTTGCAAGTGGTGACGCGTGGTCCGATTATGGCTATCTGGGCTATCGGGAAGATTTTAGGTCATTCAGAATACTGGCTCTGGGCCGTACTTGTGGCAGTGATTGTCAACGTTCTGATGACGACTGTTTTGATGACGCTAGCCTTTCCAAAACAGTCCTTGATTCAGGGGCTGACTGATAAACTGAACAGTATCACTCGTGAGAGTTTAACAGGTATTCGTGTCGTTCGCGCCTACAATGCTGAAGAATACCAAAATGAAAAATTTGCAGCAGCAAATGATGAATTGACACGCTTGAATTTGTTTGTCAACCGTCTTATGGCTATTTTGAACCCTATCATGATGGGGATTTCAAGTGGTTTGAGTGTGGCGATTTATTGGATTGGAGCCTATGTAATCAACGATGCTGCTCCATCAGCGCGTCTGCCTCTCTTTAGTGACATGGTTGTTTTCATGTCTTATGCCATGCAGGTTGTCATGGGCTTCCTTCTCATGGGAGCACTCTTCATCGTTCTTCCCCGAACCATGGTTTCTGCTAAGCGGATCAATCAGGTTTTAGATTTGCATTCTTCTATCCAAAATCCTGTTCACGTGCAGCTGGCTGATGAAAACCTCAAAGGTCAGGTCGAATTTAAGGATGTGACCTTCCGCTATGCGGCAAATTCGGAGGCGGTTATTGAGCATGTCAGCTTTAAAGCAGACGCTGGTCAAACAGTAGCCTTTATTGGGTCAACAGGTTCTGGTAAATCAACTCTGGTCAATCTGATTCCACGTTTCTACGATGTATCAGCAGGGCAAATTCTGGTGGACGGTGTCAATGTTCAAGACTATGCCTTAGAAGATTTGCGCAACAAGGTTGGTTATATTCCTCAGAAAGCAGTTCTCTTTTCAGGTGATGTCAAGGGTAATCTAGACTTTGGACAGAGTCAAGAAACACCGCTTAGTGAGCAGGCTATGTGGCAGGCTCTGGAATTGGCCCAGTCTAAGAACTTTATCGAAGACAAGGAATCTGGCTTAGAGTCAGAAGTGGCCCAAGGAGGAACCAACTTCTCAGGTGGTCAAAGACAGCGTCTGGCAATTGCGCGTGCCTTGGCTCGGAAGCCAGAAATCCTCATCTTTGATGACTCCTTCTCAGCCTTGGACTACAAGACAGACCGTGTTCTACGCCAAGAGCTAGCAGAAAAAACTAAATCTATGACCAAGCTTATCGTTGCACAGCGTATTTCAACCATTATGGATGCAGATTTGATTTTGGTCTTGGATCAAGGGAAAGTCGTGGGACAAGGCACCCACAAGGAACTTCTAGCTAATAACGAAGTGTACCAAGAAATTGCCTATTCACAACTATCGAAGGAGGAATTGGAACATGGAAAATAA